From the genome of Arthrobacter russicus:
GAGCGCACCGGCCACGTCCGCGCCGAGGCTGCCGCCTTGCTGTTGCGGAATGGGTGCCGGAGGCGGCGGAATCGGCACCGGCGGTGCGGGCATCGGCGGCACCGGATCGCCGACCGAATCCCCGGTGGGCGGCGCGGCCTTGTTCTGCAGCTTCTCGTAGGCGGAAATCGGATCGACCTCGGTGCCGTATTTGGTCAGCAACGGCGATGCGGCGACGGTGGATTTGACCACGTCTTCCGCGCTGGCGCCCATCACTGATTCCGGCGCCCGCAGCCGGGTCAGCGCGACCGGCGTCGGCGCGCCCTTTTCATTCATCACGGTGACCACGGCCTCGCCGATTCCGGCGCTGGTGAGCGTCTTCTCCAAGTCGTAGTCGCTCACCGGGAAGGTGGAGACGGTGGCTTTGAGCGCTTTGGCGTCATCCGGGGTGAAGGCGCGCAAGGCGTGCTGCACCCGGTTGGCCAGCTGGGCCAGAACATCCGAGGGCACGTCTTTCGGAGTCTGGGTCACGAAGAAGATTCCGACGCCTTTGGACCGGATCAGCCGCACCGTCTGGGTGATCGCGGCGAGGAACGCCTTGGTGGCGTCCTTGAAGAGCAAGTGGGCTTCGTCGAGGAAGAACACCAGCTTCGGCTTGTCCTGGTCGCCGACCTCGGGCAGGTCCCGGAAGAGGTCGGCGAGCAGCCACATCAGGAAGGTGGAGAAGAGCATCGGCTTGTCCTGCACATTCGGCAGTTCCAAACAGGTGATCACGCCCCGGCCGTCCGGCGCGGTCCGGATCAGCTCTGCGGTGTCGAACTCCGGCATGCCGAAGAACTTGGTCATGCCTTGCGCTTCCAAAGTGATCAGCTCGCGCAGGATCACGCCGGCCGTGGCCTTGGACAGTCCGCCGAGCTCGGCGAGGGCGGCTTTGCCGTCGTCCGAGGTGAGGAACTGGATCACGGCCCGGAGGTCTTTGAGGTCGTACAATTCCAAACCCTGGGTGTCCGCATAGTGGAAGATCAGCTGCAGACTGGATTCCTGGGTTTCATTCAACTGCAGCACGCGGGAGAGCAGGATCGGGCCGAACGAGGTGATCGAAGCGCGCACCGGAACGCCGTTGCCGTCGCCGCCGAGGGCCAGGAACTCCACCGGGAAGGCTTTGGCGGCCCATTCCTGGCCCAGGCTCTGGGTCCGCGCGGTGAGCTTGTCGTTGGCCGTTCCGGGCGTCGCCAGGCCGGACAGATCGCCCTTGATGTCGGCCATGAAGACCGGCACCCCGGCGGTGGAGAGCTGCTCGGCGATCATGTGCAAGGTGACCGTCTTGCCGGTGCCGGTAGCGCCGGCCACCAGGCCGTGCCGGTTCATCATGGCAAGCGGCAAGCGGACCTGGGCGTCTTTGTAGACCTGGTCTTCGACGAGTGCCGCGCCCAGCGCGATCGCCGGAGTGTCGAAGGTGTAGCCCTGAGTGATGTTTGCGACGATCTCCGCCGCGCTCTTGGAAGCCATGAGGTTAGAGTACCTGTTCGACTGCCCGATTCGCTGGCGTCACGCCAAAAGGGCCGCGACTACGAGCATCGCCGGCACCGCGATCGCGGTGGTCAGCAACACCGTGTCCTTGGCTTGGGCCACGCCGGATTGATACCGTGCCGCGATCACGAAGACGTTTTGCGCGGTGGGCAGCCCGGCGAGCACGACGGCGGCGAACAGCGCGGCGCCGTCGAGCTGGAACAGCGTGGTCGCGAGCAGGTAGCCGGCAGCCGGTTGCACGACCAGCTTCACGACGGTCGCGGCAATCACCGAAACCCGGCTGGCGGGTTCCTGGAGCGGTTTGGAACCGAACAGCGAGATCCCGAAAGCGATCAGTGCGCCGGGCACCGCGGCGCCGCCCACCAGCTCGAAGGGTTGCAGCAAAAGCTCGGGCGGCCGCCAGCTGGAGGCGGCGACCGCGGTTCCGGCGACCGAGGCGAGCAGCAGCGGATTGCTGATCACGCTCAACAGGATCTTGCCGAGCGAGGCACTGCGGCGTTGCCGGACCAGTTCGATCAGGATCACGAACAGCGGTTGGTAGACCGCCAGCTGGAAGATCACGATGGGAGCCGCGAGTGCCGCGTTCCCCAGCACGTAGACCGCGATCGGCAGGCCCAGATTGTTGGCGTTGACATAGGAAGCGCTCATCGTGCCCAGCACCGCCTCCGCCCCGAAGGGCTTGCGCCGCAGCACGGTGAACAGCACGAAGACCGCTGCGGCAATCGCCGCGGAGCCGGCGACGATCCAGAACGACGGCCCGAAGACGGTGTGCAGGTCTGCGCGGGAGATGGTTTCGAACAGCAGTGCGGGGCTGGCGACGAAAAAAGTGAACCGGCTCAGTACCCGCTGTGCACCGTCGCCGAGCACATTGAACCTGCCGAGCAAGTACCCCAGCGCGATCACCGCCCAGACCAGGGAGAAGCCGATCAGCACGCCGCCCATCGGGTCAGTCCTGGACGGCGAACGGCGGGCGTTGGGTGCCCGCTGCGGCTGCCGCCGCCGGGTCGTGGCCGAGTTCCACGATCCGGTTCTGCCCGTCCACGTGCACGATCGCCGGCCGGTAGGCCTGTGCCTCTTCGGTGGACATCTGCGCGTAGCTGATCAGGATCACGGTGTCCCCGATCGCCACCAGATGCGCCGCTGCGCCGTTGATCCCGATCACGCCCGAGCCGCGCTCGCCCAGGATCGTATAGGTCTCCAAGCGCGCGCCATTGCTGACGTCGACGATCGCGACCAGTTCCCCGGGCAGGATGTCCGCGGCTTCGAGCAAGTCCTGGTCAACGGTGACCGAACCGACGTAATGCAGGTTGGCATGGGTCACCGTGGCGCGGTGGATCTTGGATTTGAACATGGTGCGGATCATGATTGCCAACTCTAGTCCGATGTAGTGGTGCCGGGCACCCGCGACGGACTCGGCCTGGTACTTCGACCGCTGGGTCGGTTCGGCCGCCTTGAGTCCGCCAGCCGCGCCCACTGCGGCCGGCTCAACTTCTGGCCGGGTTGAGTTTGCGGCCCATGATCGCCTGCTCCAAGGCATCGACGACGTCGGTCCTGGCCAGCGGATTGCGCACCAGGGTGAAATCGACCTCGCCCACCGGCGGCAGGTCGAAACGCCGGGTGATCGAGACCAGGTCGTCCGGGATCAGGGTCGAAGGCATCACCGTGATCCCGATGCCGGCCCGGACCGCCGCGATCACTCCGTTGATCTCCTTGGTGTTGCAGGTGACGCGCCAGGTGCGCCCATTTTTCTCCAGCGCATCGATCGCGAGTTTCCGGCTCAGGCTCGGTGCCGGATAGCTGATCAGCGGCACCGGAACACCGGGTTCAAGTTGGGTCTGCTCCAGGCCGACCCAGGAGAAGTGGTCATGCCGCACCACGGTGCCTTCTTGGGCGCCGGAGACCCATTTGACGAAAACCAGGTCCAGCTGGCCCGCTTTGACCCGGCGGTAAAGCTGGTCGCTTTGGCTCACCGTGAGTTCCAAATTGATCTGCGGGTAGAGCTGGCGGAAATCACGCAGGATCGTCGGCAGTCTGGTGTAAGCCAGATCGTCGGCGGTGCCGAAGCGCAGTCGGCCGCGCATCGCGGCACCGGAGAAATAGCGCCCAGCATCGTCTTGGGCGGCGAGGATGTTGCGGGCGAAGCCGGCCATCGCGTCGCCGTTGTCGGTCAACCGGACCGCCCGGGTGTCCCGGAGCACGAGTTGCCGCCCGGTGGCCTCCTCGAGTTTCTTGATGTGCTGGCTGACTGTCGGTTGGCTCAAACCCAGCCGCTCAGCCGCCCGGGTGAAGTTCAAAGTCTCCGCGACTGCGAGGAAGCTGCGCAGCTGATCGTTGTCGTACACCAGGCCCTCCCATTGCGTTTTGTAATCACAGTTAGAGGGATTATATGACTTCAGAATGGGGTTGCACCCGGATAGCGTTGAACTACGCCCCTTTCCTCACCCTGCGAAGCACTAGTCAAGGATCTACTGTGGCATCCCCTGCAACCGCGCAGCTTCCCCTCGTCCACCCGCAACCGGCAAGCAGAATCCCGAACTCGGCGGTGACTGCGCCGATCAGCATCGTGGCGGCATCGCCGAGCGTCAAAAGCACCTTCGCAGCATTCTCGATCCGCAACTACCGTTACTTCACCATCGCGCATTTCATCGCGGTGATCGCCCTGTGGATGCAGCGGATCGCCCAGGACTGGATTGTGCTCCAGCTCTCCGGTTCGGTGACCGCGGTCGGCATCACGGTGGCCCTGCAGTTCGCACCGACGTTGCTTTTGGGCCCCTGGGGCGGCGTGCTGGCCGACCGGTTCTCGAAACGGGCGTTGTTGATGATCGCCCAATCCGCGGCGGCCCTGCTCGCGGCATTGATGGCGGTTTTGGCGCTCACCGGAACGCTGCAGGTGTGGCATGTCTACCTGGTCGCACTGGTCCTCGGCCTGGTCACCGTGGTGGACCAGCCGGCGCGGCAGGTTTTCGTGAACGAGCTGGTCGGGCCGGTGCACCTGCGCAATGCGATCAGCATCAACTCCTCGATCTTCCAACTCGGCGGAATGATCGGCCCGGCCGTGGCCGGCGTAATGCTGGTGGCAGTGGGCGGCGGCTGGGCGTTCGCCGCGAACGCCGTGGCCTGCGTTTTCACCGTGACCATGCTCGCCGTGATGCGCAGCTCCGAACTCATCCGTTCGACGCCGGCGCCCCGCAGCAAAGGCATGCTCGCTGAGGGCGCCAGATACCTGATGCGCAAACCCGCGATCCTGTTTTCCACCATCATGGCTGGGTTCGTGGCGGTTTTCGCAATGAGCCTTCCGGTGGTGATGGCAGCCTTCGCGGATCACGTGTTCGACGCCGGAGCCGGGGGATACGGGTTGTTGAACACCTTGGTCGCAGTCGGCGCGCTGATCGGCGCACTGGCCTCGACCAGGCGCAAGGAATTGCGTTTGCGCTCAGTGGTGATCAGTGCCGGGTGTTACGGTCTCTCGCTTGCGGTGGCGGCGTTCATGCCGTCGATGTGGAGTTTCGGTGCGGTGATGGTGGTCGCCGGATTCGCCTGCCTGCTGTTTCTGACCGGGGCGAACCAGCTGGTGCAGATTTCCACCAACATGCAGATCCGCGGCCGGGTGATGAGCCTGTACATCATGGTGCTCATCGGCGGCCAAGCAGTGGGCGGGCTGCTCACCGGGTGGCTGGCCGAGGCGATCGGGCCGCATGCGGCCTTGCTGATTGCCGGCGGCGTTCCGGTCCTGGCTGCGGTCGCGGTAGGGCTGATCCTGGCCCGGCGGGGCGAGTTGTTGCTCAAAGTCAATCTGCGCCGGCCCGGCAGATTACTGGAGATCAGGCATCGCTGAGCCAGCCGCAGGATTCAACGGCCACGGGCAATCCAGTCGGCCAGCTGCGGAATTTCCCCGCCGATGGTGGTGGAATCTCCGTGTCCGGGATACACCACGGTGTCCGGGGGCAGGCTGAACAGCGTGTCTCGGATCGATTCGATGATCGTCGGAAAATCGCTGTAGGACCGGCCGGTCGCGCCGGGGCCATGCTGGAATAGCGTGTCCCCAGTGAAAACCGCCCCCAGCTCCGCGGAATAGAAACAGCAGGAACCGGGCGAATGCCCTGGCGTGTGCAGGACGGCCAGCTGACTTGAGCCGGTGCCCAACGCGAAGACATCGCCGTCGGCCAAGGCCAGTGGCAATGCGGCCGCGGGGTAGACGGTTTGCCAGAGCATCTGATCCCGAGGATGCAGATGCACCGGTGCACCGGTGAGTTCTTGGAACTCGGCTACGGCACGGATGTGGTCGTCGTGGCCGTGGCTGAGCAGAATCGCGGAAACTCTTCGACCGGATACGGCAGCGAACACGGCCGAAGCGTCATGCGCGGGGTCTACCACCACGACTTCTGCACCGTCTCCCACGATCCAAACGTTGTTGTCCACTTCCCAGCTGCCACCGTCCAGTGAAAATGTGCCGTGGGTGACGAGGTGATCCACACGTACCTCGCCCGTGGCTTCGGCACTCACAGCTCTACTACCGAGCGCAGCACGGAACCGGTCGCCAACTTCGCGAATGCTGCCTCG
Proteins encoded in this window:
- a CDS encoding helicase HerA-like domain-containing protein, with amino-acid sequence MASKSAAEIVANITQGYTFDTPAIALGAALVEDQVYKDAQVRLPLAMMNRHGLVAGATGTGKTVTLHMIAEQLSTAGVPVFMADIKGDLSGLATPGTANDKLTARTQSLGQEWAAKAFPVEFLALGGDGNGVPVRASITSFGPILLSRVLQLNETQESSLQLIFHYADTQGLELYDLKDLRAVIQFLTSDDGKAALAELGGLSKATAGVILRELITLEAQGMTKFFGMPEFDTAELIRTAPDGRGVITCLELPNVQDKPMLFSTFLMWLLADLFRDLPEVGDQDKPKLVFFLDEAHLLFKDATKAFLAAITQTVRLIRSKGVGIFFVTQTPKDVPSDVLAQLANRVQHALRAFTPDDAKALKATVSTFPVSDYDLEKTLTSAGIGEAVVTVMNEKGAPTPVALTRLRAPESVMGASAEDVVKSTVAASPLLTKYGTEVDPISAYEKLQNKAAPPTGDSVGDPVPPMPAPPVPIPPPPAPIPQQQGGSLGADVAGALGGILGGGLQSMVRSMGTNLGRNIMRDIFGTTSRRRR
- a CDS encoding AEC family transporter, coding for MGGVLIGFSLVWAVIALGYLLGRFNVLGDGAQRVLSRFTFFVASPALLFETISRADLHTVFGPSFWIVAGSAAIAAAVFVLFTVLRRKPFGAEAVLGTMSASYVNANNLGLPIAVYVLGNAALAAPIVIFQLAVYQPLFVILIELVRQRRSASLGKILLSVISNPLLLASVAGTAVAASSWRPPELLLQPFELVGGAAVPGALIAFGISLFGSKPLQEPASRVSVIAATVVKLVVQPAAGYLLATTLFQLDGAALFAAVVLAGLPTAQNVFVIAARYQSGVAQAKDTVLLTTAIAVPAMLVVAALLA
- the panD gene encoding aspartate 1-decarboxylase, which produces MIRTMFKSKIHRATVTHANLHYVGSVTVDQDLLEAADILPGELVAIVDVSNGARLETYTILGERGSGVIGINGAAAHLVAIGDTVILISYAQMSTEEAQAYRPAIVHVDGQNRIVELGHDPAAAAAAGTQRPPFAVQD
- a CDS encoding LysR family transcriptional regulator translates to MYDNDQLRSFLAVAETLNFTRAAERLGLSQPTVSQHIKKLEEATGRQLVLRDTRAVRLTDNGDAMAGFARNILAAQDDAGRYFSGAAMRGRLRFGTADDLAYTRLPTILRDFRQLYPQINLELTVSQSDQLYRRVKAGQLDLVFVKWVSGAQEGTVVRHDHFSWVGLEQTQLEPGVPVPLISYPAPSLSRKLAIDALEKNGRTWRVTCNTKEINGVIAAVRAGIGITVMPSTLIPDDLVSITRRFDLPPVGEVDFTLVRNPLARTDVVDALEQAIMGRKLNPARS
- a CDS encoding MFS transporter, translating into MASPATAQLPLVHPQPASRIPNSAVTAPISIVAASPSVKSTFAAFSIRNYRYFTIAHFIAVIALWMQRIAQDWIVLQLSGSVTAVGITVALQFAPTLLLGPWGGVLADRFSKRALLMIAQSAAALLAALMAVLALTGTLQVWHVYLVALVLGLVTVVDQPARQVFVNELVGPVHLRNAISINSSIFQLGGMIGPAVAGVMLVAVGGGWAFAANAVACVFTVTMLAVMRSSELIRSTPAPRSKGMLAEGARYLMRKPAILFSTIMAGFVAVFAMSLPVVMAAFADHVFDAGAGGYGLLNTLVAVGALIGALASTRRKELRLRSVVISAGCYGLSLAVAAFMPSMWSFGAVMVVAGFACLLFLTGANQLVQISTNMQIRGRVMSLYIMVLIGGQAVGGLLTGWLAEAIGPHAALLIAGGVPVLAAVAVGLILARRGELLLKVNLRRPGRLLEIRHR
- a CDS encoding MBL fold metallo-hydrolase, which translates into the protein MDHLVTHGTFSLDGGSWEVDNNVWIVGDGAEVVVVDPAHDASAVFAAVSGRRVSAILLSHGHDDHIRAVAEFQELTGAPVHLHPRDQMLWQTVYPAAALPLALADGDVFALGTGSSQLAVLHTPGHSPGSCCFYSAELGAVFTGDTLFQHGPGATGRSYSDFPTIIESIRDTLFSLPPDTVVYPGHGDSTTIGGEIPQLADWIARGR